The Penicillium oxalicum strain HP7-1 chromosome VI, whole genome shotgun sequence genome window below encodes:
- a CDS encoding Eukaryotic translation initiation factor 3 subunit G, which translates to MSRLGNNADWADDDEYDDPSALPATQITENKDGTKTVVSYRFNDENKKVKVTRRIKSTVVREHVNPQVAERRSWAKFGLEKGHAPGPSFDTTSVGENMIFRPSTNWKAQAAEAEKNPEQGSMKDQLKDKKVKCRICSGEHFTARCPFKDTMAPVEESTGAAGDMGVDEGAAGGLGAGSSSYVPPHLRGKAGGAAGEKMGGRFEKDDLATLRVTNVSELAEEQELRDLFERFGRVTRVFLARDRETQRAKGFAFISYADRGDAARACEKMDGFGYRHLILRVEFAKRST; encoded by the exons ATGTCTCGACTGGGGAA CAACGCCGACTGggccgacgatgacgagtACGATGATCCCTCAGCGCTGCCCGCAACCCAAATTACCGAGAACAAAGACGGCACCAAGACGGTCGTCTCCTACCGCTTCAAcgatgagaacaagaaaGTGAAGGTCACCCGCAGAATCAAGTCTACTGTTGTTCGCGAGCACGTCAACCCACAGGTGGCCGAGCGTCGGTCTTGGGCCAAGTTCGGCCTCGAGAAGGGCCACGCGCCCGGCCCCTCCTTCGACACGACCTCCGTGGGCGAGAACATGATCTTCCGTCCCAGCACAAACTGGAAGGCCCAGGCTGCTGAGGCGGAGAAGAACCCCGAGCAGGGTAGCATGAAGGACCAgctcaaggacaagaaggtcAAGTGTCGTATTTGCAGTGGCGAGCATTTCACAGCCCGCTGTCCCTTCAAGGACACCATGGCCCCCGTCGAGGAGTCGACCGGTGCTGCTGGAGATATGGGCGTGGACGAGGGTGCTGCTGGCGGTCTGGGTGCTGGTTCTTCCAGCTACGTGCCTCCTCACTTGCGTGGAAAGGCTGGCGGTGCTGCTGGTGAGAAGATGGGTGGTCGCTTCGAAAAGGACGATCTCGCCACTCTCAGAGTTACAAAC GTCAGCGAATTGGCAGAGGAACAAGAACTGCGCGATCTCTTCGAGCGGTTCGGTCGGGTCACCAGAGTTTTCCTTGCCCGGGACCGCGAAACCCAGCGGGCCAAGGGCTTTGCGTTCATCAGCTATGCGGATCGTGGCGATGCGGCTCGCGCTTGCGAGAAAATGGACGGCT TCGGTTACCGCCATCTCATTCTTCGTGTCGAGTTCGCCAAGCGTTCTACTTAG